Proteins from a single region of Sporosarcina sp. P33:
- the citZ gene encoding citrate synthase: protein MTATKGLEGIVAAQSQISSIIDDTLTYVGYGIDDLAENASFEEVVYLLWHKRLPNAEELAELKQQLEDNAEIPQGVIDHFKTYPIDKVHPMAALRTAISLLGLYDDKAEDMSPEENYKKAVKLQAKVATVVTAFARIRKGQEPVAPKKGLSYAANFLYMLSGEEPADIAEEAFNKALVLHADHELNASTFTARVCVATLSDMYSGVTAAIGALKGPLHGGANEAVMNMLMEIGDEDKVESYIREKLANKEKIMGFGHRVYRQGDPRAKHLREMSKRLTALRGEEKWYNMSEKIEAIVTGEKKLPPNVDFYSASVYHSLDIDHDIFTPIFAVSRFLGWIAHILEQYENNRLIRPRAEYVGPGMQKYVPINER, encoded by the coding sequence ATGACAGCAACAAAAGGATTGGAAGGTATCGTTGCAGCACAATCACAAATCAGTTCCATTATCGATGACACTCTTACATACGTAGGATACGGCATCGATGACTTGGCGGAAAATGCTAGTTTTGAAGAGGTTGTCTATCTTCTGTGGCACAAGCGTCTGCCAAATGCAGAAGAACTTGCTGAATTGAAGCAGCAATTAGAAGATAACGCAGAAATTCCACAAGGGGTTATCGACCACTTCAAAACGTACCCAATCGACAAAGTGCACCCAATGGCAGCACTTCGCACAGCAATCTCACTTCTAGGATTATACGACGACAAAGCGGAAGATATGTCACCTGAAGAGAACTACAAAAAGGCAGTTAAGCTTCAGGCGAAAGTTGCAACTGTTGTAACAGCATTCGCACGTATCAGAAAAGGACAAGAGCCTGTGGCGCCTAAAAAAGGTTTAAGCTATGCGGCAAACTTCCTTTACATGCTTTCTGGGGAAGAGCCTGCTGATATTGCTGAAGAAGCATTCAACAAAGCACTTGTATTGCATGCAGACCACGAGCTGAACGCATCTACGTTCACTGCACGCGTTTGTGTAGCTACTCTGTCTGATATGTATTCTGGTGTTACTGCTGCAATTGGCGCACTCAAAGGCCCACTGCACGGCGGTGCAAACGAAGCGGTTATGAATATGCTGATGGAAATCGGCGATGAAGATAAAGTAGAATCTTATATTCGTGAAAAGCTTGCAAACAAAGAAAAAATCATGGGCTTCGGACACCGTGTATACCGTCAGGGTGACCCGCGTGCGAAGCACTTGCGTGAAATGTCTAAACGATTGACTGCTCTTCGCGGTGAAGAAAAGTGGTACAATATGTCTGAAAAAATCGAAGCAATTGTCACTGGAGAAAAGAAATTGCCTCCAAATGTTGATTTCTACTCCGCTTCGGTATATCATTCATTAGACATCGATCATGATATTTTCACGCCTATTTTTGCAGTTTCTCGTTTTTTAGGATGGATTGCACATATCCTGGAGCAATACGAAAACAACCGCTTGATCCGTCCGCGTGCAGAGTACGTAGGACCAGGCATGCAAAAGTATGTCCCTATCAATGAACGATAA
- a CDS encoding AI-2E family transporter — protein MISFDSKRLQTYSRQWLPAILIVLFLVVIPPVGFAIVFAFFTAPLMNSLISLTKLPAFLAALLIMGMLASLVYTFLLLSINGLISVIWTMEDQLGLIIEMMDSRGWNLHAAAEQFIQSSHDAMDGILNFLQKIFQSIFSIFLFIIAYFFSLRESATNRFWFLVYFPSDFRQFARRIFDKSSRLMGHFFSVQIRLFFITFVLMTIGFWLLDFESFLTKAFLISMVDSIPFLGIGLVFLPMIAFSFYIDDMYSAVGLLVLYIVLLVTRQMTESLLWAHTFKLRTVHSFIITACAVYLFGIYGILFLPFFLFIALKVKEHPTFT, from the coding sequence ATGATATCCTTCGACTCAAAACGTTTGCAAACCTATTCACGCCAATGGCTGCCTGCTATATTGATCGTTCTTTTCTTGGTGGTAATTCCGCCTGTCGGATTTGCGATTGTTTTTGCTTTCTTTACTGCTCCGCTCATGAATTCCCTGATTTCCCTTACAAAGCTTCCTGCTTTTTTAGCTGCTTTACTCATAATGGGAATGCTCGCCTCTTTAGTATACACCTTCTTGTTACTATCAATCAATGGATTGATTTCTGTCATCTGGACAATGGAAGATCAATTGGGGCTGATCATTGAGATGATGGATAGCAGAGGGTGGAACTTGCATGCAGCAGCCGAGCAATTTATCCAGTCGAGTCATGATGCAATGGATGGGATACTGAACTTTCTGCAAAAAATCTTTCAGTCGATTTTCAGCATATTTCTATTTATCATTGCTTATTTTTTCTCTCTGCGGGAAAGTGCAACAAACCGGTTTTGGTTTTTAGTGTACTTTCCTTCAGACTTCAGACAGTTCGCCAGACGCATTTTTGATAAGTCAAGCCGCCTGATGGGTCATTTCTTCTCGGTTCAGATCCGTCTTTTTTTCATTACCTTTGTGCTTATGACGATTGGATTCTGGTTACTGGATTTCGAGTCTTTTCTCACAAAAGCTTTTTTGATTTCAATGGTCGACAGCATCCCATTTCTCGGAATCGGGCTGGTTTTTCTGCCGATGATTGCATTTTCCTTCTATATTGATGACATGTATTCTGCTGTCGGTTTATTAGTTTTGTATATCGTTTTGCTTGTCACCAGACAGATGACTGAATCACTTTTATGGGCCCATACATTCAAACTGCGCACGGTACATTCTTTCATTATTACCGCTTGCGCCGTTTATTTGTTTGGCATCTACGGTATTTTATTTTTGCCGTTCTTCTTATTCATTGCCTTAAAAGTCAAAGAACATCCCACATTTACATGA
- the pnpS gene encoding two-component system histidine kinase PnpS encodes MKNYYSKLLAASAVILSILLIVLGIILGQFFHLFADEVEPVIQQTYWVYLLFTLVLAFIVMMFVMAKILQQFAQPIDHFADITHQLAQGNYVARAHLEDSALHQQLTNEINQIAQKLQGNSAQRAMEQERLKTLVSSIGSSLLMFGRQGAVNLVNRVFEETFQRDGEKLMGKTYKDIGLPSDIEEEIEAIFLTEEVRSFQSQILTDEGICHLEVYGAPVIGENGNWLGIVIIMHDITKLIRLEQVRKDFVANVSHELKTPVTSIKGFSEMLLDGAVDDPALTRDFLQIMYKESNRLQLLIEDLLRLSSLESGSFEISHESVDVVEIIKQSIKIVQTKVLEKEMNIVLNMPKQLIIPADHDRLVQVMVNLLNNAIAYSQENTEITVGVKAEQDQVEITVSDQGIGIMSSELPRLFERFYRIDRARSRESGGTGLGLAIVKHIVEAHHGTVSVDSEVGVGTVFRIQLPAAE; translated from the coding sequence ATGAAGAACTATTATTCAAAACTCTTAGCAGCTTCCGCAGTTATTTTATCCATTCTTTTAATTGTGCTGGGAATCATCTTAGGACAATTTTTTCATTTATTCGCGGATGAGGTGGAACCGGTCATTCAGCAGACGTATTGGGTCTACTTGCTGTTCACGCTCGTTTTGGCATTCATTGTCATGATGTTCGTGATGGCAAAAATACTTCAGCAGTTTGCGCAGCCAATCGATCATTTCGCCGATATAACTCACCAGCTGGCACAGGGGAATTATGTAGCCCGGGCTCATTTGGAAGACAGTGCATTACATCAGCAGCTGACTAACGAGATCAATCAAATCGCTCAAAAGCTGCAAGGGAATTCTGCTCAGCGTGCAATGGAGCAGGAACGCTTGAAAACGCTGGTCAGCAGTATCGGGAGCAGCCTGCTGATGTTCGGCAGACAAGGCGCCGTCAATTTGGTCAACCGGGTATTTGAAGAGACGTTTCAGCGCGATGGGGAAAAGCTGATGGGCAAAACGTATAAAGATATCGGACTGCCTTCGGATATTGAGGAAGAAATTGAAGCGATATTCCTGACAGAAGAAGTTCGCTCTTTTCAATCACAGATACTCACTGATGAAGGAATTTGCCACTTGGAAGTGTATGGTGCGCCAGTTATTGGGGAAAACGGCAATTGGCTCGGAATTGTTATTATCATGCATGACATTACCAAGCTGATCCGGCTGGAACAAGTGCGCAAAGATTTTGTGGCGAATGTTTCGCATGAACTGAAAACGCCGGTCACTTCGATAAAAGGTTTCTCTGAGATGCTTCTGGACGGCGCGGTGGATGATCCGGCGCTTACGCGGGATTTCTTGCAGATCATGTATAAAGAAAGTAACCGGCTGCAATTATTAATTGAAGATTTATTGCGGCTATCGAGCCTGGAAAGCGGAAGTTTTGAAATTAGCCATGAGTCTGTCGATGTAGTGGAGATTATTAAACAGTCGATCAAAATTGTTCAGACAAAAGTATTGGAAAAAGAGATGAATATTGTATTAAACATGCCGAAGCAATTGATTATTCCGGCGGATCACGATCGTCTTGTACAGGTGATGGTCAATTTATTAAACAATGCCATTGCATATTCACAGGAAAACACGGAAATTACAGTCGGGGTAAAAGCGGAGCAGGATCAGGTGGAGATCACGGTCAGCGATCAGGGGATTGGGATTATGTCTTCAGAACTGCCGCGATTGTTTGAGCGGTTTTATCGTATTGATCGTGCGAGAAGCAGAGAATCCGGCGGTACAGGTTTAGGTCTCGCGATTGTAAAACACATCGTGGAAGCGCACCATGGCACGGTTTCCGTTGACAGTGAAGTAGGAGTGGGCACCGTTTTTCGCATTCAATTGCCTGCAGCAGAATAA
- the pfkA gene encoding 6-phosphofructokinase, translated as MKRIAVLTSGGDAPGMNAAIRSVVRKAIFEGLEVSGVFNGYQGLIDGKIEQFQLGSVGDIIQRGGTILRSARCPEFMTEEGRQKAMKQITLHGIEGIVIIGGDGSFRGAYELVKMGIPCACVPATIDNDINGTEFTIGFDTALNTVVEAIDKIRDTATSHERSFIIEVMGRDAGDLALWAGLGGGAESILLPEKPFDAESIVSRIKRSTSRGKKHSIIVLAEGMMSASELADILKKEAGVETRVSILGHIQRGGSPSARDRVIASQYGARAVESLLSGKKSAAVGMRNHKVVDYNLEEVFMKREKLDLSLLDLAETLSI; from the coding sequence ATGAAAAGAATTGCAGTCTTAACAAGCGGCGGCGATGCGCCAGGGATGAATGCGGCAATCCGTTCCGTTGTCAGAAAAGCGATTTTTGAAGGCCTGGAAGTTTCCGGCGTGTTTAATGGGTATCAGGGACTGATTGACGGAAAGATTGAACAATTCCAGCTGGGATCGGTAGGAGACATTATTCAGCGCGGCGGGACGATATTGAGATCAGCGAGATGTCCGGAATTTATGACAGAAGAAGGCCGTCAAAAAGCGATGAAACAAATCACCTTACACGGAATTGAAGGAATTGTCATCATCGGCGGTGACGGTTCATTCCGCGGGGCGTATGAATTGGTCAAAATGGGAATCCCATGTGCGTGTGTGCCTGCTACTATTGATAATGACATCAATGGCACAGAATTCACGATTGGTTTTGACACAGCATTGAATACGGTTGTGGAAGCCATCGATAAAATCCGGGACACCGCGACATCGCACGAACGTTCATTCATCATTGAAGTTATGGGGCGTGATGCGGGAGATCTAGCGTTATGGGCAGGTCTTGGCGGCGGTGCGGAATCGATATTGCTGCCTGAAAAACCATTTGATGCAGAGTCAATCGTCAGCCGAATTAAACGCAGTACGAGCCGGGGGAAGAAACACAGTATTATTGTGCTGGCTGAAGGGATGATGTCTGCTTCTGAGCTCGCGGATATTTTGAAAAAGGAAGCGGGCGTGGAAACACGGGTATCCATTTTAGGACATATACAAAGGGGCGGCTCTCCATCTGCACGTGACCGGGTTATAGCCAGTCAATACGGTGCAAGAGCTGTTGAATCACTTTTGTCAGGAAAGAAAAGTGCTGCTGTTGGTATGAGAAATCATAAAGTGGTAGACTATAACTTAGAAGAGGTATTTATGAAACGAGAAAAGTTGGACTTGTCATTATTAGATTTGGCGGAAACATTATCCATCTAA
- the mdh gene encoding malate dehydrogenase, whose translation MSLKRKKVSVIGSGFTGATTAFLLAQKELCDVVIVDIPAMENPTKGKALDMLEAGPVQGFDAAITGTSNYEDTKDSDVVVITAGIARKPGMSRDDLVQTNQKVMKSVTAEIVKYSPDTKIIVLTNPVDAMTYTVYKESGFPKERVIGQSGVLDTARFRTFVAQELNLSVKDVTGFVLGGHGDDMVPLVRYSTAGGVPLENLIPSGRLEEIVERTRKGGAEIVNLLGNGSAYYAPAAALVEMTEAILKDQKRVLPSIAYLEGEYGMNGIYLGVPTVLGAGGIEKIIELELTDAEKTGLEKSADSVRAVMNVLA comes from the coding sequence ATGTCATTGAAGCGTAAAAAAGTATCGGTTATAGGATCTGGTTTTACTGGAGCAACAACTGCATTCCTTTTAGCTCAAAAAGAACTTTGCGATGTCGTGATCGTGGATATTCCAGCTATGGAAAATCCGACGAAAGGCAAAGCTTTGGACATGTTGGAAGCTGGTCCGGTTCAGGGGTTTGATGCTGCGATTACCGGCACATCGAATTATGAGGACACGAAGGATTCCGACGTAGTCGTCATTACCGCGGGCATTGCACGCAAACCAGGAATGAGCCGTGACGACTTAGTACAGACAAATCAAAAAGTAATGAAATCAGTGACTGCTGAAATCGTCAAGTACTCACCGGATACAAAGATTATTGTTCTGACGAATCCTGTCGACGCAATGACTTATACGGTATACAAAGAGTCCGGGTTTCCGAAAGAGCGTGTCATCGGCCAATCAGGCGTACTGGATACAGCGCGTTTCCGCACGTTTGTAGCACAGGAACTGAATCTGTCAGTGAAAGACGTGACAGGGTTTGTCCTCGGCGGCCACGGGGATGATATGGTCCCTCTTGTGCGCTATTCTACTGCGGGAGGCGTTCCTCTTGAAAATTTAATCCCGTCCGGCCGTTTGGAAGAAATCGTGGAACGCACACGTAAAGGCGGAGCGGAAATCGTCAACCTGTTAGGGAACGGCTCTGCTTATTATGCACCGGCCGCTGCTTTAGTGGAAATGACGGAAGCCATATTGAAAGACCAAAAACGTGTGCTGCCTTCTATCGCATATCTTGAAGGCGAATACGGCATGAATGGTATTTATTTAGGTGTGCCGACTGTCTTAGGTGCAGGCGGTATTGAAAAAATCATTGAACTTGAATTAACAGACGCTGAGAAAACCGGGCTTGAAAAGTCCGCGGATTCAGTGCGTGCTGTGATGAATGTTCTTGCATAA
- a CDS encoding response regulator transcription factor yields the protein METKQHKILIVEDEESIQKLLAITLQQANFDTILAVDGEEALEKVLDEQPDLIVLDLMLPKIDGLEVCRMLRKQNIETPIIMLTAKGEEMDKIVGLEMGADDYMTKPFSPREVAARVRAVLRRTGERGQSNEKVLVSGQLTVYPERLEVYLDKERLEFTPKEFELLVYFMKNPNRVFTRDQLLQAVWNYDFAGDTRIVDVHVSHLRDKIEENTRKPRYIKTMRGVGYKFGE from the coding sequence ATGGAAACTAAACAGCATAAAATTCTGATTGTTGAAGATGAAGAGTCCATTCAAAAATTGCTTGCTATTACACTGCAGCAAGCAAACTTTGATACCATTCTGGCAGTTGACGGTGAAGAGGCTCTGGAAAAAGTGCTGGATGAACAGCCGGATTTGATTGTTCTCGATTTAATGCTGCCGAAAATAGACGGGTTAGAAGTATGCCGGATGCTCAGAAAGCAAAACATTGAAACACCGATTATTATGCTGACTGCCAAAGGGGAGGAGATGGATAAAATCGTCGGTTTAGAGATGGGTGCCGATGATTATATGACAAAGCCATTCAGCCCCCGGGAAGTCGCTGCGAGGGTACGGGCAGTTCTGCGGCGTACTGGTGAACGCGGGCAATCCAATGAGAAAGTGCTTGTTTCAGGCCAGCTGACAGTGTATCCAGAACGGCTGGAAGTCTATTTGGATAAGGAGCGGCTTGAATTCACGCCGAAAGAATTTGAACTGCTCGTCTATTTCATGAAAAATCCGAATCGGGTGTTCACCCGTGATCAGCTTCTTCAGGCTGTATGGAATTATGATTTTGCGGGGGACACGAGAATCGTCGATGTGCATGTCAGTCATCTGCGGGATAAAATCGAAGAAAATACTAGAAAGCCGCGTTATATCAAAACGATGAGAGGCGTGGGCTATAAATTTGGGGAGTAA
- a CDS encoding FxsA family protein, which produces MKWLAALFILVPTAELAVLMLSGKTIGILPTITIIIATGIGGAYLAKKQGLRAWRDLQYRLANRETPGKALVDSVCILLGGLLLLMPGFITDIAGLLLLFGGPRKILYPFIVKWIYNKIRSGQIRVM; this is translated from the coding sequence ATGAAATGGTTAGCAGCATTATTCATCCTTGTCCCGACTGCAGAACTGGCTGTATTGATGCTGTCGGGAAAGACCATCGGAATTCTTCCGACAATTACAATCATCATTGCAACGGGAATCGGCGGTGCATATCTTGCGAAAAAACAAGGCCTGCGTGCATGGCGAGATCTGCAGTACCGCCTGGCTAACCGGGAGACGCCGGGCAAAGCTCTCGTAGACAGCGTCTGTATTTTACTGGGCGGGTTATTATTATTAATGCCTGGATTTATTACGGATATTGCTGGTTTATTGCTGCTGTTTGGCGGACCCCGTAAAATACTGTATCCGTTTATTGTCAAATGGATCTACAATAAAATCCGCAGCGGACAAATTCGTGTCATGTAA
- the icd gene encoding NADP-dependent isocitrate dehydrogenase, producing MANDGKITVTNGVLNVPDHATIPFIIGDGTGPDIWHAASRVIEAAVEKAYEGKKKINWLEVLAGEKAFNETGDWLPKETLETIKEYLIAIKGPLTTPIGGGFRSLNVALRQELDLYTCLRPVRYFEGVPSPVKRPEDCDMVIFRENTEDIYAGIEYQEGTDEVKKLVNFLQTELGVKNIRFPETSGLGIKPISEEGTKRIVRSALNYTISEGRKSLTIVHKGNIMKFTEGAFANWAYELAEEEFGDKVFTWKEYDRIKDAEGTDAANKAQSDAEAAGKIIVKDAIADIFLQQILTRPKEFDVVVTMNLNGDYVSDALAAQVGGIGIAPGANINYESGHAIFEATHGTAPKYAGLDKVNPSSVLLSGVMMLQHLGWNEAADLITASIEKTIASKVVTYDFARLMDNATEVSTSGFADALIENL from the coding sequence ATGGCTAATGATGGAAAGATTACAGTAACTAACGGTGTTTTAAACGTCCCAGATCACGCAACAATTCCTTTCATTATAGGTGACGGAACAGGTCCGGATATTTGGCATGCAGCTTCACGCGTTATCGAAGCAGCAGTTGAGAAAGCTTATGAAGGAAAAAAGAAAATTAATTGGCTGGAAGTTCTTGCAGGAGAAAAAGCATTCAACGAAACTGGTGATTGGCTTCCGAAAGAAACTCTAGAAACAATTAAAGAATATCTGATTGCGATTAAAGGACCTCTTACAACGCCGATCGGTGGAGGATTCCGTTCATTGAACGTAGCACTGCGTCAGGAACTAGATCTGTACACGTGCTTGCGTCCGGTTCGTTATTTCGAAGGAGTACCATCACCCGTGAAACGTCCTGAGGATTGTGACATGGTTATTTTCCGTGAGAACACTGAAGATATCTATGCTGGTATCGAGTATCAGGAAGGTACTGACGAAGTAAAGAAATTAGTTAACTTCCTTCAAACTGAGTTAGGCGTTAAAAATATTCGTTTCCCTGAAACTTCAGGTCTTGGTATTAAACCGATTTCTGAAGAAGGTACAAAGCGTATTGTACGTTCAGCGTTAAATTATACAATCAGTGAAGGCCGTAAGTCTTTGACGATTGTACACAAAGGAAACATCATGAAGTTCACAGAAGGCGCATTCGCAAACTGGGCTTACGAGTTGGCTGAAGAAGAATTCGGCGACAAAGTATTCACATGGAAAGAATATGACCGTATTAAAGATGCTGAAGGAACAGATGCTGCTAATAAAGCGCAATCTGATGCAGAAGCTGCAGGCAAAATCATCGTTAAAGATGCAATTGCTGATATCTTCCTGCAACAAATCCTGACACGTCCAAAAGAGTTCGATGTAGTAGTTACAATGAACTTGAACGGTGACTACGTTTCTGACGCACTTGCTGCGCAAGTAGGCGGAATCGGAATTGCACCGGGAGCGAACATTAACTACGAGTCTGGACATGCGATCTTTGAAGCAACTCACGGTACAGCACCGAAGTATGCAGGATTGGATAAAGTTAACCCTTCATCCGTATTGCTTTCAGGTGTTATGATGCTTCAGCACCTTGGCTGGAACGAAGCAGCTGATCTAATCACTGCTTCCATCGAGAAAACTATCGCGTCAAAAGTAGTGACATACGACTTCGCACGTCTAATGGACAATGCGACAGAAGTTAGCACTTCCGGATTCGCTGATGCATTAATCGAAAACCTATAA
- the pyk gene encoding pyruvate kinase — protein sequence MRKTKIVCTIGPASESYEALLKLIDAGMNVARLNFSHGTQEEHRVRIERIRKAAAEKGKLVGILLDTKGPEIRTHKMEDGQIELTRGQAVDISMKEVLGTSQVFSVTYEKLINDVERGSFVLLDDGLIELEVTGKDNEKGLIHTKVINAGPLKDNKGVNVPNVSVQLPGITDKDKEDILFGIEQGVDFIAASFVRRASDVIQIRELLEKNNGGHIHIVPKIENQEGVDNLDEILQLSDGLMVARGDLGVEIPAEEVPLVQKTMIRKCNQFGKPVITATQMLDSMQRNPRPTRAESSDVANAILDGSDAVMLSGETAAGLYPVESVNVMCKIALSTEESMDFHSVVSRRTREKEGNLTEAIGQAAAYTALNLNVKAILAPTESGQTATMIAKYRPGVPIIAVTRSEMISNKLTLVWGVYPIVGKKALDIDGILQESVEESVKHQYVTHGDVVIITAGVPVGKAGTTNLMKLHVIGDLIGRGQGIGKNVAFGKAKVIKSSQEALTQVTEGDIIVTQSTDRDMYAALERCAGIITETGGLTSHAAVVGLSLGIPVIVGAENITSIIKNGSDITMDAASGVIYNGHAKVL from the coding sequence GTGAGAAAGACAAAAATAGTGTGTACAATCGGGCCGGCAAGTGAATCGTATGAGGCATTGCTGAAACTGATTGACGCGGGGATGAACGTTGCACGTCTGAACTTCTCCCACGGCACCCAAGAAGAGCACAGAGTACGTATTGAACGAATCCGCAAAGCGGCCGCTGAAAAAGGAAAGTTGGTCGGAATTCTGCTCGACACGAAGGGTCCTGAAATACGGACGCATAAAATGGAAGACGGGCAGATCGAGTTAACGAGAGGACAGGCAGTGGACATTTCGATGAAGGAAGTTCTTGGGACAAGCCAAGTCTTTTCCGTTACGTATGAGAAGCTAATCAATGACGTCGAACGCGGTTCATTCGTGCTTCTTGACGATGGCCTGATTGAACTGGAAGTGACGGGTAAAGATAACGAAAAAGGCTTAATTCATACAAAAGTAATCAACGCAGGCCCTTTAAAAGACAATAAAGGCGTCAACGTGCCGAATGTTTCTGTGCAGCTGCCGGGAATTACGGATAAGGACAAAGAAGATATTCTGTTCGGTATTGAACAGGGCGTCGATTTTATCGCTGCTTCATTTGTGCGCCGTGCAAGTGATGTCATTCAAATCCGCGAATTACTCGAAAAGAATAATGGCGGTCACATCCATATCGTGCCGAAGATTGAAAACCAGGAAGGTGTCGATAATCTGGATGAAATCCTTCAATTATCTGACGGTCTGATGGTTGCGCGCGGGGACTTGGGTGTTGAAATTCCTGCAGAAGAAGTTCCGCTGGTGCAAAAAACGATGATCCGCAAATGTAACCAATTCGGTAAGCCTGTTATTACAGCGACTCAGATGCTGGATTCTATGCAAAGAAACCCGCGCCCGACACGTGCGGAGTCAAGTGATGTTGCCAATGCGATTTTAGACGGTTCTGACGCGGTCATGCTTTCAGGCGAGACAGCTGCCGGATTATACCCGGTGGAATCAGTGAACGTTATGTGTAAAATTGCGTTGTCCACCGAAGAATCAATGGACTTCCACTCTGTTGTTTCCAGAAGAACGAGAGAAAAAGAAGGTAATTTGACAGAGGCAATTGGACAAGCCGCTGCTTATACCGCTTTGAATTTGAATGTCAAGGCTATTTTGGCGCCAACTGAAAGCGGACAGACAGCTACTATGATCGCTAAATACCGTCCGGGTGTTCCGATCATTGCGGTGACACGTTCAGAAATGATCTCTAATAAGCTGACACTGGTCTGGGGCGTCTATCCTATCGTCGGCAAAAAAGCTTTAGACATCGATGGAATTCTTCAGGAATCAGTTGAAGAAAGTGTAAAACATCAATACGTCACACACGGTGATGTAGTGATCATCACTGCGGGCGTGCCAGTTGGTAAAGCGGGCACGACAAACTTGATGAAGCTGCATGTTATCGGCGATTTGATCGGGCGCGGACAGGGAATCGGCAAAAATGTTGCATTCGGTAAAGCGAAGGTCATCAAGTCCTCACAGGAAGCGCTGACGCAAGTGACAGAAGGCGATATCATCGTCACCCAGTCTACTGACCGTGACATGTATGCGGCACTTGAGCGATGTGCGGGCATCATCACAGAAACTGGCGGATTGACCAGCCATGCGGCAGTGGTGGGATTGAGTTTAGGCATACCTGTAATCGTAGGTGCCGAGAACATTACATCAATTATTAAAAATGGCAGTGACATTACAATGGACGCAGCAAGCGGAGTCATCTACAACGGTCACGCAAAAGTATTGTAA
- a CDS encoding MaoC/PaaZ C-terminal domain-containing protein, translating into MLKSKRKSIGKDISKLEVGERLHLTEKIEDKDLMLYLGLTNDANPLYLQHDYAAETIYGQPIVPPIMLTGIVTAAISKHMPGPGAHIINQQLHFPKPVYHYAIVEFILEITKLDPASNQVTIQVDATDEEGERIMSGEVVVVAPQKPADVSKPKDSADGN; encoded by the coding sequence TTGTTAAAAAGCAAACGAAAATCCATAGGTAAAGATATATCGAAGTTAGAGGTGGGGGAAAGGCTGCACCTCACGGAAAAAATTGAAGATAAAGACTTGATGCTGTATCTGGGACTGACAAACGATGCGAATCCGCTGTATTTGCAGCATGACTATGCCGCAGAGACCATTTATGGACAGCCTATTGTCCCTCCGATTATGCTGACAGGTATTGTGACCGCGGCGATATCCAAACATATGCCGGGTCCCGGCGCGCACATTATTAATCAGCAGCTCCATTTCCCAAAGCCTGTTTATCATTATGCCATTGTGGAATTCATCCTGGAAATTACGAAACTCGATCCGGCGTCAAATCAAGTAACTATTCAAGTGGACGCCACAGATGAAGAAGGCGAGCGGATCATGAGCGGAGAAGTGGTCGTCGTAGCGCCGCAGAAGCCAGCTGATGTCAGCAAACCAAAGGATTCGGCAGATGGAAACTAA